One window of Nymphaea colorata isolate Beijing-Zhang1983 chromosome 1, ASM883128v2, whole genome shotgun sequence genomic DNA carries:
- the LOC116264435 gene encoding universal stress protein PHOS34-like: MHTPSEADRSPRSPRAPFPGGLAVVGATGQRKIAIAVDLSDESAYAVKWAVQNYLRRGDTVILLHVRPTSVLYGADWGSIDLTVDTDEESQQKLEDDFDAFTTTKASDLSQPLVEAQIPFKIHIVKDHDMKERLCLEVERLGLSAVIMGSRGFGASKRTSKGRLGSVSDYCVHHCVCPVVVVRYPDDKECGGAGAAGEKATAKKEPELHPVPEEEPVCLPASDVHKEKGN; encoded by the coding sequence ATGCATACCCCGTCGGAAGCCGACCGATCGCCTCGCTCCCCAAGGGCGCCGTTTCCCGGAGGTCTCGCCGTCGTTGGGGCCACCGGACAGCGAAAGATCGCGATCGCCGTCGATCTGAGCGACGAGAGCGCGTACGCCGTGAAATGGGCGGTCCAAAACTATCTGCGACGGGGGGACACCGTGATCCTGCTGCACGTGCGGCCGACGAGCGTCCTGTATGGCGCCGATTGGGGCTCGATCGACCTTACCGTCGACACAGATGAGGAGTCGCAGCAGAAACTAGAGGACGACTTCGACGCCTTCACGACGACGAAGGCGTCGGACCTCTCGCAGCCGCTCGTTGAGGCGCAGATCCCGTTCAAAATCCACATCGTCAAGGACCACGACATGAAAGAGCGGCTCTGCCTCGAGGTCGAAAGGCTGGGCCTCAGCGCGGTGATCATGGGCAGCCGGGGGTTCGGAGCCTCGAAGCGGACCAGCAAGGGCCGTCTCGGCAGCGTCAGCGACTACTGCGTCCACCACTGCGTCTGCCCGGTCGTGGTCGTCCGCTACCCGGACGATAAGGAGTGCGGAGGGGCAGGCGCTGCCGGGGAGAAAGCGACGGCGAAGAAGGAGCCAGAGTTGCACCCTGTCCCGGAGGAAGAGCCGGTGTGCCTTCCTGCTTCCGACGTTCACAAAG